DNA sequence from the Deltaproteobacteria bacterium GWA2_45_12 genome:
TATTTATCCAAACATGGCACCGAATACTGCGAGGACTGCCAGCGCCGTATAACCACCAATCCCCTGCGTGTATTTGATTGCAAAAATCAATCTTGCCAAAAACTTTTCCACAAGGCCCCGGAAATTTTTTCCTATTTATGTGAAAACTGCGAGCCCCATTTTGAATCGGTGAAAAACGGCCTTTCCCTTCTTAAAGTTCCCTTTGTCATCAACGCTCGTATTGCGCGCGGCCTTGACTATTACGATCAAACGGCCTTCGAATTCATTTCAAACAATCTGGGCGCCCAAAATGCCTTTGGCGGCGGTGGACGTTACAATGGGTTGGTCAAGCATTTGGGCGGACAGGATATTCCGGCCGTGGGTTTTGCCCTGGGCGTAGAACGGTTGGTTCTATTGCTTGAAGGAAAAACACCGCCCCCCCCTTCCACAAAAGTTTATGTGATGTTCCTGGGGAGAGAAGCCTGGCCCAAAGCTATCGAGATCGCCCATTCCCTTCGCCAAAACGGCATTGCCTGTGAAATTGATTTCGAAGAAAAATCCTTCAAAGCTCAATTCCGCCGCGCCGACAAACTGGGCTGCACCCATGCCGTTATTCTGGGAGAAAACGAAGTCAAAGAGGGAAAAGTCCAAGTAAAAG
Encoded proteins:
- a CDS encoding histidine--tRNA ligase; protein product: MIQSITGTKDNFSPEIKLWQHIEETARVHFALFQFEEIRTPLLEVTELFARGIGTETGVVKKEMYTFDDKGGESVTLRPEGTASVVRAYIEHNFERADPVTKLYYMGPMFRYERPQKGRLRQFHQIGAEIFGTKTPQTDVEIIVLADSFVRKLGLTDFELQINSLGCTQQAGKCRSQYQEELKKYLSKHGTEYCEDCQRRITTNPLRVFDCKNQSCQKLFHKAPEIFSYLCENCEPHFESVKNGLSLLKVPFVINARIARGLDYYDQTAFEFISNNLGAQNAFGGGGRYNGLVKHLGGQDIPAVGFALGVERLVLLLEGKTPPPPSTKVYVMFLGREAWPKAIEIAHSLRQNGIACEIDFEEKSFKAQFRRADKLGCTHAVILGENEVKEGKVQVKDMAKKTQMEIPFNTLVDHLKNGPATI